In Hallerella succinigenes, the following are encoded in one genomic region:
- a CDS encoding L-threonylcarbamoyladenylate synthase: MNPQPRFVKQAADILDKDGLVLYPTESGYAIGCNAQSSKAIHRLYQLKKPMKKFVMAIILPDIRKASEFAHVSNFAFQIMKHRVPGPYTFILPADPSIARKLDVKRPEVGFRMPEHPFFKELFRIYDKPILSTAAKLSDDEVLTEPNDLWKIFQYSVDMMIDCGEIGIHPTNIISLVGDSIEIIRGNLLPEP; the protein is encoded by the coding sequence TTGAATCCGCAACCTCGCTTTGTGAAGCAGGCAGCCGATATTCTCGACAAAGACGGTCTGGTTCTTTACCCGACGGAATCCGGTTATGCGATCGGTTGCAACGCCCAATCGTCGAAGGCCATTCACCGTCTTTACCAGCTGAAAAAGCCGATGAAGAAATTTGTGATGGCGATTATCCTTCCGGACATTCGCAAGGCATCGGAATTCGCTCACGTCAGCAATTTTGCCTTTCAGATTATGAAACATCGCGTTCCGGGACCTTATACCTTTATTCTGCCTGCAGACCCCTCGATCGCCCGCAAGCTCGATGTGAAACGTCCGGAAGTCGGCTTCCGCATGCCGGAACATCCGTTCTTCAAAGAACTCTTCCGCATTTACGACAAACCGATTCTGAGCACGGCAGCCAAGCTTTCGGATGACGAAGTCTTGACGGAACCCAATGATCTTTGGAAAATTTTCCAGTACAGCGTCGATATGATGATCGACTGCGGAGAAATCGGCATTCACCCGACAAACATCATCAGCCTTGTCGGCGATTCGATTGAAATCATCCGTGGCAATCTTTTGCCGGAACCTTGA
- a CDS encoding YraN family protein: MIVRKSEKSYNKQKGRFAELHAAAYLCRKGCTLLARNYRYQNGELDIVAINPKGVILFVEVKSVWDSNAGNPASRVNLRKQNQVWKTAAHFLHYHGGQDQRCRFDVISVDLRFGKFVLKHYPDAFVSTHVIPEC; the protein is encoded by the coding sequence ATGATTGTGCGGAAAAGCGAGAAGAGTTACAATAAACAAAAAGGACGATTCGCGGAGCTGCATGCGGCCGCTTATCTTTGCCGAAAAGGGTGCACCCTTCTCGCTAGGAATTACCGTTATCAAAACGGCGAGCTGGATATCGTTGCCATAAATCCCAAGGGAGTCATCCTTTTTGTCGAAGTCAAATCCGTCTGGGATTCTAACGCGGGAAATCCAGCGAGCCGGGTGAACCTTCGTAAACAGAATCAGGTTTGGAAAACCGCTGCGCATTTTTTGCATTACCACGGCGGACAGGATCAAAGATGTCGTTTTGACGTTATTTCGGTAGACTTACGCTTCGGAAAGTTCGTTTTAAAGCATTATCCGGACGCATTCGTTTCCACACACGTCATTCCCGAATGTTAA
- a CDS encoding serine/threonine-protein kinase, with the protein MTVEKFPRPFNENYEILGVLGKGGMGYVYKALQKNLKREVALKVLDASSDKESIERFYMEAQAMKELDHQNLVQVFDFGKQGNQLFIAMTYVKGSTLSEVLEHRRRLDFDAIEIITKQVARGLLYAHSKSIVHRDVKPSNIMITHDNRVYLMDFGISHIQSAERLTLTGMTMGTPEYMSPEQCHGDEVTIGSDIYSLGVILFEMTCGRLPFTGSKPIEIAMKHVQEEPPNPENFRPDMPRGLAKLILKCLKKNVADRFKDMQEFLDALDIVFAPLHPGDHHGHDTLSIRKLIKNRPLISNQVADKVCRFTNKHAMLFAIALFPLLILLILAFLLTYKPPKTLQEVSGVEVRAAYEERDMEGDDDYEPSNLLDKDLKSAWLIPMPTNSRAPICILDFNQPTIITNIGIASGFQKSIDDDFGDRFRIFNKPKTLSLLTKEGFRQTIQLEDIKGVQYPTMKAMETTEIQVFLDDAYIVNESSDLAISEMRVLGLLAQ; encoded by the coding sequence ATGACCGTAGAAAAATTTCCAAGACCGTTCAATGAGAACTATGAGATTTTGGGAGTCCTCGGAAAAGGGGGCATGGGCTATGTTTACAAGGCCCTGCAAAAGAACCTGAAACGAGAAGTCGCTCTCAAGGTACTCGATGCTTCTTCGGATAAGGAATCCATCGAACGCTTCTATATGGAAGCGCAAGCGATGAAGGAACTGGACCACCAGAACTTGGTTCAAGTGTTCGATTTTGGAAAGCAAGGCAATCAGCTTTTCATTGCAATGACCTACGTGAAAGGCAGCACCCTTTCGGAAGTGCTGGAGCACCGTCGTCGTCTCGATTTTGACGCCATCGAAATCATCACGAAGCAAGTTGCCCGTGGTCTTCTTTATGCGCATAGCAAGTCGATTGTCCACCGAGACGTAAAGCCTTCGAACATCATGATTACGCACGACAACCGTGTGTACCTGATGGACTTCGGTATTTCGCACATTCAATCCGCGGAACGATTGACCTTGACCGGCATGACCATGGGAACACCGGAATATATGTCTCCCGAACAGTGCCACGGTGATGAAGTGACGATTGGATCCGACATCTACAGTCTAGGCGTTATTTTATTCGAAATGACCTGTGGACGCTTGCCGTTCACTGGTTCCAAGCCGATCGAAATTGCGATGAAGCATGTGCAAGAAGAACCTCCTAATCCGGAGAACTTCCGTCCCGACATGCCGCGAGGACTTGCGAAACTCATTCTCAAGTGTCTCAAGAAAAACGTTGCAGACCGTTTCAAGGACATGCAGGAATTCCTCGACGCCCTGGACATTGTCTTTGCGCCGCTCCACCCGGGTGATCATCACGGTCACGACACCCTGAGCATTCGCAAGCTCATCAAAAACCGTCCGTTGATTTCAAACCAGGTGGCCGACAAGGTTTGCAGGTTTACAAACAAGCACGCGATGCTGTTTGCGATTGCACTTTTCCCGCTTTTGATCCTCTTGATTCTCGCCTTCTTGCTAACGTACAAACCGCCCAAAACATTACAAGAAGTTTCCGGCGTCGAAGTTCGCGCAGCCTACGAAGAACGCGACATGGAAGGCGATGACGATTACGAACCGTCGAATCTTTTAGACAAGGATTTAAAATCGGCATGGCTCATCCCGATGCCGACGAATTCCCGTGCCCCGATCTGTATTCTCGACTTTAACCAACCGACCATCATCACGAACATCGGTATCGCCTCGGGCTTCCAAAAGTCCATCGATGACGATTTCGGCGATCGCTTCCGCATCTTCAACAAGCCGAAAACCCTTTCGTTGCTGACCAAGGAAGGTTTCCGTCAAACGATCCAGTTGGAAGATATCAAAGGCGTTCAATATCCGACGATGAAGGCGATGGAAACGACCGAAATTCAAGTGTTCCTCGATGACGCTTACATTGTGAACGAATCGAGCGACCTCGCTATTTCTGAAATGCGTGTTCTGGGGCTTCTCGCGCAATGA
- a CDS encoding ATP-binding cassette domain-containing protein — protein MASTFFVQKISADAPFLIGRGKDVDFELKDASVSRHHAKIECRDGHWIFTNLSQTSGTLFDGKNIDEKEICHGDVFLLGLQQIRFSLKQRELSLSHVRSVEDVPAIPLSEDTSVLLRRGTNDDEAGTILHPACPKVLAQAKLEGKRLKLVFIHQRLHKTQYLENHETLKLPWCLLEFRDGNLFVHQKDIGFSLVVKDISVKLSRKEILHDIRFSLSAGKILSIIGMSGQGKSTFLELLAGKVRKASGSILLDGIDYEQGNVRREIAYLPQEPLLRDSLTVLETLRLAARISLPKDYSAEETDARARELLNLLHITELESSRISVLSGGERRRVAIASQLMGAPGLILLDEPLSGLDPLNAKRLCAHLKILAAKGHTVILTTHSYEALQVSDEVLLIHQGKMGFYGTPKDAFRFFNAEDPEGILETLSDNTVNNWIESGLGNAIEEPEVTRSFFPQLLRKNMFFYFFSLLWKQWIRDRGKAFSLLLQPLIIGFLLSQIFSSTSSLWVAAFALVLCANWFALSLSVREIVQEKALLLDEFRKGTSPLSVISAKLIFTASFAMLETFITYALFAENIGVYPTPELLISLWMTVVPASAAGLLLSTFARNPGQANAFLPLIILPQIALSGALVPKDQVTSFAQILSNAIWTSYNQSSLQNVFTGLEPALLDWCIPLGIAFIIYIVVIFALEAMKKAK, from the coding sequence ATGGCTTCTACTTTTTTCGTTCAGAAGATTTCTGCGGACGCTCCTTTTTTGATTGGGCGTGGCAAAGATGTGGACTTTGAGCTGAAAGACGCTTCCGTTTCTAGACACCATGCAAAAATCGAATGCCGTGATGGGCATTGGATTTTTACCAATTTGAGTCAGACGTCGGGAACCCTTTTCGACGGGAAAAACATTGACGAAAAAGAGATCTGCCACGGCGACGTTTTTCTGCTTGGATTGCAACAAATCCGTTTTTCCTTAAAGCAGAGAGAACTTTCTCTTTCGCACGTCCGTTCCGTCGAAGACGTCCCTGCGATACCGCTTTCCGAAGACACGAGCGTTTTACTTCGCCGCGGCACGAACGACGATGAAGCAGGAACGATTCTGCACCCCGCTTGCCCGAAGGTTCTCGCCCAGGCAAAGCTCGAAGGCAAGCGTCTGAAGCTCGTCTTTATCCATCAACGGTTGCATAAAACGCAGTACCTTGAAAATCATGAAACGCTGAAGCTTCCCTGGTGCCTCCTTGAATTCCGCGATGGAAATCTTTTTGTTCACCAGAAAGACATCGGATTTTCGCTCGTCGTCAAAGACATTTCCGTGAAACTTTCCCGCAAAGAAATTCTCCACGATATCCGTTTTTCCCTTTCGGCAGGGAAAATCCTTTCGATTATCGGCATGAGCGGTCAAGGAAAAAGCACATTCCTCGAACTGCTCGCTGGAAAAGTTCGCAAAGCAAGCGGGAGCATTCTCTTGGACGGCATCGATTACGAACAAGGTAACGTTCGCCGTGAAATTGCTTATTTACCGCAAGAACCGTTACTCCGCGATTCGCTGACCGTTTTAGAAACCCTAAGGCTTGCCGCCCGCATCTCGCTTCCGAAGGACTATTCCGCAGAAGAGACCGATGCCCGAGCACGGGAACTCTTAAATCTTTTGCACATTACAGAACTGGAAAGCAGCCGAATCAGCGTTCTTTCTGGCGGAGAACGTCGTCGCGTCGCCATCGCTTCGCAGTTGATGGGCGCTCCCGGCCTAATCCTTTTGGACGAACCGCTTTCGGGACTTGATCCGCTGAACGCCAAGCGCCTTTGTGCCCATCTCAAGATTCTTGCTGCCAAAGGACATACGGTCATTCTCACGACCCACAGTTACGAAGCGCTGCAAGTTTCTGACGAAGTACTGCTGATTCATCAGGGCAAGATGGGATTCTACGGCACCCCGAAAGACGCCTTCCGCTTTTTTAACGCCGAAGATCCAGAAGGAATTCTCGAAACGCTTTCCGATAACACCGTAAACAATTGGATTGAATCGGGACTTGGAAACGCCATCGAAGAACCGGAAGTGACCCGAAGCTTTTTTCCTCAACTTCTGCGAAAAAACATGTTCTTCTACTTCTTTTCGCTGCTTTGGAAGCAATGGATCCGGGACCGCGGCAAGGCGTTCTCCCTTTTACTTCAGCCGCTCATTATCGGCTTTTTGCTGTCGCAGATTTTTTCAAGCACTTCTTCACTCTGGGTTGCCGCCTTTGCACTTGTCCTTTGTGCGAACTGGTTTGCCCTTTCGCTTTCCGTGCGTGAAATCGTTCAAGAAAAAGCCTTGCTTCTCGATGAATTTCGCAAGGGGACTTCCCCGCTTTCGGTCATAAGCGCAAAGCTTATCTTCACCGCATCCTTTGCCATGCTCGAAACCTTTATCACCTATGCGCTCTTTGCAGAAAACATCGGCGTCTATCCGACTCCAGAACTACTGATTTCTCTTTGGATGACGGTCGTTCCAGCTTCGGCGGCAGGACTTTTGTTGAGCACATTTGCACGAAACCCGGGGCAGGCAAACGCCTTTTTGCCGCTGATCATCCTTCCGCAGATCGCGCTTTCCGGAGCACTCGTCCCCAAGGACCAAGTGACCTCCTTTGCACAGATTCTTTCGAATGCGATTTGGACGAGTTATAACCAATCTTCCCTGCAGAATGTGTTTACAGGCCTTGAGCCTGCCCTTTTAGATTGGTGCATTCCACTCGGCATTGCATTCATAATTTATATTGTTGTAATATTCGCTTTAGAAGCCATGAAGAAAGCAAAATGA
- a CDS encoding pyridoxal phosphate-dependent aminotransferase: MKNLSERILNIAPSLTVAVDTLAKKLKAEGKDIVSLGAGEPDWDTPIDVRNAGKASIDQGKTRYSAPQGILEVREAVCEKFRSQNGLEYAPEQIIMTSGAKHAVFNSLLAIINPGDEVIIPEPYWVTYPELVKLLGGVPVIVHTKVDNDFQMSGEDLSKVISPKTKAVILNNPTNPTGTLYSEEVLASIAKVIAENDLYAISDEIYEHFSYSDSFQFKSLASFDGMYERTLVINGLSKSHCMTGWRIGYVAAPKEIAKLIAKAQGQTTHHPSNIAQYAAEEALKMPLDTVYKMRDEFRKRRDFLYGKFSAIPSVSLRVPGGAFYLFADISALFGKKTPAGKTISDSIEFCTYLLETVGLAIVPGSAFGREGYVRFSYAASMDTLAAAAERFEKGILALQ; the protein is encoded by the coding sequence ATGAAAAACCTTTCAGAACGTATTCTGAACATCGCCCCCTCTTTGACCGTAGCTGTCGATACCCTCGCTAAAAAATTAAAAGCAGAAGGAAAAGATATCGTTTCCTTGGGCGCAGGAGAACCTGACTGGGACACACCGATCGATGTGCGCAATGCAGGCAAGGCTTCGATTGATCAAGGCAAGACACGTTACTCGGCTCCTCAGGGAATTCTCGAAGTCCGCGAAGCGGTCTGCGAAAAGTTCCGTTCGCAAAACGGCCTCGAATACGCTCCGGAACAAATCATTATGACAAGCGGTGCAAAGCACGCCGTTTTTAATTCCCTGCTCGCCATTATCAATCCGGGCGATGAAGTCATCATTCCGGAACCTTATTGGGTCACTTATCCGGAACTCGTCAAACTGCTCGGCGGCGTCCCGGTGATTGTCCATACAAAGGTGGATAACGATTTTCAGATGTCAGGCGAAGATCTTTCAAAGGTGATTTCCCCGAAGACCAAAGCCGTAATTTTGAACAATCCGACAAATCCGACAGGAACGCTCTATTCCGAAGAAGTACTAGCAAGCATCGCCAAGGTCATTGCGGAAAACGATCTGTATGCTATTTCGGACGAAATTTACGAGCACTTCTCGTACAGCGATTCCTTCCAGTTCAAGAGCCTCGCTTCCTTTGATGGCATGTATGAACGCACGCTTGTCATCAACGGGCTTTCCAAGTCTCACTGCATGACCGGTTGGAGAATTGGCTACGTGGCTGCTCCGAAAGAAATTGCAAAGCTTATCGCCAAGGCTCAGGGCCAGACGACGCATCATCCGTCGAACATTGCCCAATATGCAGCCGAAGAAGCTTTGAAGATGCCGCTTGATACCGTGTACAAAATGCGCGATGAATTCCGCAAGCGTCGTGATTTCCTCTATGGAAAATTTTCCGCGATTCCGAGCGTAAGCCTTCGCGTTCCAGGTGGAGCCTTCTACTTGTTCGCCGACATCAGCGCCTTGTTTGGCAAAAAGACTCCGGCAGGCAAAACCATTTCGGATTCAATCGAATTCTGCACATACTTGCTTGAAACCGTCGGACTTGCGATTGTACCGGGCAGCGCCTTTGGCCGTGAAGGTTATGTGCGCTTCTCTTACGCTGCATCGATGGATACGCTCGCCGCCGCAGCAGAACGTTTTGAAAAAGGCATTCTCGCGCTTCAGTAA
- a CDS encoding MMPL family transporter, with the protein MFSLLQRFLRNALKHPKIVLGIALAVTLLSIYPVRNLKWELRMIDMLPDSSEVKKTNAIVEENFGGFGSLVAVITSKDSALNSRLVQGLAKELEGNRYINFVEYKSEMDFFEKHKLLYVNTEDLRKIRDRISDLQSRYKFENSPFYIDLLSNDSLQKVVRDSLTREITDSLSLAELEDKYFSKLRNMYSNEKGTVRIVSVFPKARVSDLSASRKLTRIVSGAFESLPESEKAELYMTGKVFQTASEGWRILPEARFTGIALAVILALFFLFRFAKQPAVFILSIIPIALVFLWTLAAAWLFFGRINLYSIVLAVILPGISCRQIVHLMTRFADEQRNGLGYELSLESALLGVGPTIAISTFSFAAAFLGLLFVPLTGMQELGVLGAIGSILNWTLASLVFPALIELTKKYRSFLVFGKIKGHVENFKERPFVGFKKAFIPVLLLCMILPSRGIYPKFDYDFSHSDYHPNTAKADSLLRETNYLNYDPIVVILPNSKTARSFYNRINRERESNPNSGIRAVAIYQNLLPSNQQEKLSLLTEIKNELDPSVLRALSPTDSARIEKIVKDWKAAPLLSKDLPMNLRKLFGANAGGSTEYAFIFPNFNSNDGLACRRLAKELEPFHYPMTGTALVRASVLNMTLPHFHKAILFGIVCVFLLTFLFYKRFYFSLFTLVSPIIAFFWLLGLLRFLDIPLTAYSCLAFPILIGMSLDGAIQLWNAYYERSTGSIYHILRTTGVTCFFAELLTIVVLFGLSLSSHPGIHAIGMISIFGVVCLLLSHNFVFPLLAGALDRRRIRRRKHR; encoded by the coding sequence ATGTTTTCCCTACTTCAAAGATTTTTGCGCAACGCGCTCAAACATCCAAAAATCGTTCTTGGCATCGCTCTTGCGGTGACGCTTCTTTCGATTTATCCTGTGCGAAATCTCAAATGGGAACTTCGCATGATCGATATGCTGCCGGATTCTTCGGAAGTCAAAAAGACAAACGCCATCGTCGAGGAAAATTTCGGCGGATTCGGTTCCCTAGTTGCAGTCATCACGTCCAAGGATAGCGCCTTGAACTCGCGGCTCGTCCAAGGGCTCGCCAAAGAACTGGAAGGCAACCGGTACATCAATTTCGTCGAATACAAGTCCGAAATGGACTTCTTTGAAAAGCACAAGCTTCTCTATGTAAACACGGAAGATCTGCGCAAAATCCGAGACCGCATTTCGGATCTGCAATCCCGTTACAAGTTTGAAAACAGTCCGTTCTACATCGATCTCCTTTCAAACGATTCCCTGCAAAAGGTAGTCCGCGATTCCCTGACCCGGGAAATCACTGATTCGCTTTCCCTGGCAGAGCTTGAAGACAAATATTTTTCAAAGCTCCGGAATATGTATTCCAACGAAAAAGGGACGGTGCGTATCGTCAGCGTTTTCCCCAAGGCACGTGTTTCTGATCTTTCTGCCTCGCGTAAGCTGACCCGAATCGTTTCGGGGGCTTTCGAAAGCTTACCCGAAAGCGAAAAAGCCGAACTTTATATGACGGGAAAAGTCTTCCAGACCGCAAGCGAGGGTTGGCGGATTTTACCGGAAGCCCGTTTTACCGGCATCGCTCTTGCTGTTATTCTTGCGCTATTCTTCTTGTTCCGTTTTGCAAAACAGCCCGCAGTCTTTATTCTTTCAATCATTCCGATTGCGCTTGTCTTTTTATGGACTCTTGCGGCGGCATGGCTCTTTTTTGGGAGAATCAACCTGTATTCGATCGTTCTCGCGGTGATTTTACCGGGAATATCTTGCCGCCAAATCGTGCACTTGATGACGCGTTTTGCGGATGAGCAGCGCAATGGTCTCGGTTACGAATTGAGCCTCGAAAGCGCCTTGTTGGGCGTTGGTCCGACGATTGCGATTTCGACATTCTCGTTTGCGGCGGCATTCCTTGGCTTGCTTTTTGTGCCTTTGACAGGCATGCAGGAACTCGGTGTTCTCGGTGCAATCGGTTCAATCTTGAACTGGACTCTAGCAAGCCTTGTTTTCCCCGCTTTGATTGAACTCACCAAAAAATACCGTTCGTTTCTCGTATTTGGAAAGATCAAGGGACATGTTGAAAATTTCAAGGAACGCCCCTTCGTCGGATTCAAGAAAGCGTTTATCCCAGTGCTTCTTCTTTGCATGATTTTGCCAAGCCGTGGTATTTACCCCAAATTTGATTACGATTTTTCGCATTCCGACTACCATCCGAATACAGCGAAGGCAGACTCCCTGCTTCGCGAAACAAATTACCTGAATTACGATCCGATTGTCGTCATTTTGCCGAATTCCAAAACGGCGAGAAGCTTCTACAACCGCATCAACCGCGAACGCGAATCCAATCCGAATTCTGGCATTCGTGCGGTAGCCATCTACCAAAACCTTTTGCCTTCTAATCAACAGGAAAAGCTTTCGCTTTTGACTGAAATCAAAAACGAATTGGATCCGTCTGTGTTACGCGCCTTGAGTCCCACCGATTCCGCACGCATTGAAAAGATCGTCAAGGATTGGAAGGCGGCGCCGCTTCTTTCAAAGGATCTTCCGATGAATCTGCGCAAGCTGTTCGGTGCAAACGCTGGCGGTTCTACCGAATACGCATTCATCTTCCCGAACTTCAATTCAAACGACGGACTTGCCTGTCGACGTCTTGCGAAAGAACTTGAACCGTTTCACTATCCGATGACAGGAACCGCTCTCGTCCGCGCATCCGTTTTGAACATGACGCTTCCGCATTTCCACAAGGCGATTCTTTTCGGCATTGTCTGCGTCTTCCTTTTGACCTTCCTTTTTTACAAGAGATTCTACTTTTCGCTTTTCACTCTTGTTTCTCCGATTATCGCCTTCTTCTGGCTTTTGGGTCTTTTGAGATTCTTGGATATCCCGCTTACCGCATATAGCTGTCTTGCATTCCCCATTTTGATCGGGATGAGTTTAGACGGCGCCATTCAGCTGTGGAACGCCTATTACGAGCGTTCGACCGGAAGCATCTACCACATTCTGCGCACGACTGGCGTCACCTGTTTCTTTGCCGAGCTTTTGACGATCGTTGTGCTGTTCGGCCTTTCTCTTTCCTCTCATCCGGGAATCCACGCCATCGGTATGATTTCCATCTTTGGAGTGGTTTGCCTGTTGCTGTCTCATAACTTTGTATTTCCGCTTCTCGCCGGTGCACTAGATCGCCGACGGATTCGCAGGAGAAAACATCGATGA
- a CDS encoding BamA/TamA family outer membrane protein yields the protein MERIIKLFCVMRVGFIGILLWLALPLWAEEASKPVESQGDYSMAHYDPNDSTVVEVEEEEQKEMSAKDYLLWPFSHIIQPALDLLVYPFSAPVKYAAENRILEKSADLAAFGPKRNIYIYPTMNLKPGTRTQIGIAYRHRNMLFQKDYFVANATLFVNSDMKFSTRYTKRNLLGSDFVIGGRLDLTLDRDATVALPRSLTLFDTDETFIYTDSSYSAQLRLGHPLPFVPNMDFQIEGEIDRCLFDLPDVQDTVLTDHPKFNPNTHGLYQNYYQFPLKFTLTYDNIDAPFVPTRGSRISATWRYVNVTEYAGANVTSKSNSLDHDYQAFDFVAQHYFYLGKDDSKYGLTAKEAREFRKFYTDFSWDETLRLWRPENIKNTLLNRRVLAIQFRMRQMWEMEEGGAPFSAFSTAGGTYPLRGYTRRYADFAMKGISLEYRWPIDRLVDGVLFDEYVSYGRNWYSLDGDKLLNSWGFGIRVRKPDMYLFRIQIGFHGFNGFALICTVAPEFQ from the coding sequence TTGGAACGAATTATTAAATTATTCTGCGTCATGAGAGTGGGCTTTATCGGAATTCTATTGTGGCTTGCTCTTCCGTTGTGGGCGGAAGAGGCTTCAAAGCCTGTGGAATCCCAGGGAGATTACTCGATGGCGCATTACGATCCAAATGACTCGACCGTAGTGGAAGTGGAGGAAGAAGAGCAGAAGGAAATGTCTGCAAAGGATTATCTGCTTTGGCCGTTTTCCCATATTATTCAGCCGGCTTTGGATCTTTTGGTGTATCCGTTTTCGGCTCCGGTCAAATATGCGGCGGAAAACCGAATTTTGGAAAAAAGTGCGGATCTAGCCGCTTTTGGACCTAAACGCAATATTTACATCTATCCGACGATGAACTTAAAGCCCGGAACGCGAACGCAGATCGGCATAGCCTACCGTCACCGGAACATGCTTTTTCAAAAGGATTATTTCGTAGCGAATGCGACACTTTTTGTCAATAGCGATATGAAGTTTTCGACCCGGTACACCAAACGAAATCTATTGGGATCGGATTTTGTAATCGGCGGGCGTTTGGACTTAACCTTGGACCGTGATGCGACTGTCGCTTTGCCGCGTTCTTTGACCCTTTTCGATACAGACGAAACCTTTATTTATACGGATTCATCCTATTCTGCCCAGTTGCGCCTAGGCCATCCGCTTCCATTTGTCCCCAATATGGATTTTCAGATTGAAGGGGAAATAGATCGTTGCCTATTCGATCTGCCGGACGTGCAAGATACGGTTTTGACAGATCATCCGAAGTTCAACCCGAATACGCATGGTCTCTACCAGAATTATTACCAGTTCCCGCTAAAGTTTACGCTCACCTATGATAATATAGACGCTCCTTTTGTACCGACCCGCGGTTCCCGTATTTCCGCAACTTGGAGATACGTAAATGTGACCGAATACGCTGGTGCGAACGTCACTTCAAAGTCCAATTCTCTTGACCACGACTACCAGGCGTTTGATTTTGTCGCCCAGCACTATTTTTATTTAGGAAAGGACGATTCCAAGTACGGGCTTACTGCGAAAGAAGCTCGTGAATTCCGTAAATTCTATACGGACTTTTCTTGGGACGAAACCCTTCGCCTTTGGCGCCCAGAAAACATCAAGAACACTCTCTTGAACCGTCGCGTTCTCGCAATTCAGTTCCGCATGAGGCAGATGTGGGAAATGGAAGAAGGAGGCGCTCCGTTTTCTGCTTTTTCGACTGCAGGGGGAACGTATCCCCTTCGTGGCTATACGCGCCGGTATGCGGACTTTGCGATGAAAGGGATTTCTCTTGAGTACCGCTGGCCGATCGATCGACTGGTGGACGGAGTCCTTTTTGACGAATATGTAAGCTACGGCAGGAATTGGTACTCTCTTGACGGCGACAAGCTTTTGAACTCCTGGGGCTTCGGTATTCGAGTCCGCAAGCCGGATATGTATTTGTTCCGTATCCAGATTGGATTCCATGGCTTTAATGGCTTTGCTCTCATCTGCACGGTCGCGCCTGAATTCCAGTAA
- the mdh gene encoding malate dehydrogenase: MARKKIALVGAGQIGGTMALVAAQKNLGDVVLIDIPMTQGMPKGKALDIMEGRSVINSSVDLQGSTDYAALKGADVVIVTAGFPRMPGMSRDDLLEKNCGVIKTVAEAIKEHAPDAFVIVITNPLDAMVYNMQKQSGLPANKVIGMAGVLDSARLACFVADELGVSVEDVKALVLGGHGDTMVSIYESVSVGGIPLPQLMTKEKFAELAKRTAGAGGEIVNLLGRGSAFYSPATSAIHMAEAYLLDKKNVFSCAAKLNGEYGVKGLYCGVPVVVGANGVEKIIEVKLTADEKAAFDKSVEACQKNADWVDAHT; encoded by the coding sequence ATGGCTAGAAAGAAGATTGCGCTTGTTGGCGCTGGTCAGATTGGTGGTACAATGGCTCTCGTTGCTGCCCAGAAGAATCTCGGCGACGTCGTCCTTATCGACATTCCGATGACTCAGGGCATGCCGAAGGGTAAGGCTCTCGACATTATGGAAGGCCGTTCTGTGATCAACTCTTCCGTTGATCTTCAGGGTTCTACCGACTACGCAGCTCTCAAGGGCGCAGACGTCGTTATCGTTACCGCTGGTTTCCCGCGTATGCCGGGCATGAGCCGCGATGACCTTCTCGAAAAGAACTGCGGCGTCATCAAGACGGTTGCTGAAGCCATCAAGGAACACGCTCCGGATGCATTCGTGATCGTGATTACGAACCCGCTCGATGCCATGGTTTACAATATGCAGAAGCAGTCAGGTCTCCCGGCTAACAAGGTGATCGGTATGGCTGGCGTTCTCGACTCTGCTCGTCTCGCTTGCTTCGTCGCTGACGAACTCGGAGTTTCCGTCGAAGACGTGAAGGCTCTCGTTCTCGGTGGCCACGGCGACACCATGGTCAGCATCTACGAAAGCGTCTCTGTCGGCGGCATTCCGCTTCCGCAGCTCATGACGAAGGAAAAGTTTGCTGAACTCGCTAAGCGTACCGCTGGCGCAGGTGGCGAAATCGTGAACCTCCTCGGTCGCGGTTCTGCTTTCTACAGCCCGGCAACTTCTGCTATCCACATGGCCGAAGCTTACCTCCTCGACAAGAAAAACGTGTTCTCTTGCGCTGCTAAGCTCAACGGAGAATACGGCGTTAAGGGTCTCTACTGTGGCGTGCCTGTTGTTGTCGGCGCAAACGGTGTGGAAAAGATCATCGAAGTCAAGCTCACTGCTGACGAAAAGGCTGCTTTCGACAAGTCCGTCGAAGCTTGCCAGAAGAATGCAGACTGGGTAGACGCTCACACCTAA